Proteins co-encoded in one Halorussus lipolyticus genomic window:
- a CDS encoding radical SAM protein produces MTNPANRSGRSPADDSDGPPPSGKPSRSGGPPRRVDTDERPFVLIWELTQACDLTCEHCRADAQPNRHPDELTTEEAKRLLDQTREFGEDQLVVFSGGDPLKRDDAVDLVEYGTDIGLSVTMTPSGTSSLSPDAVADLADAGLRRMAVSIDGANAERHDAFRGEAGSFEDTVSAAQSATNEGLPLQVNTTVCRQTIADLPDIAELVADLGAVLWSVFFLVPVGRGAALDPISPDRAERVMEWLVEESDDWPFGLKTTEAPHYRRVAVQQTDASPDRQMGITAGDGFAFVSHTGEVYPSGFLPESAGNVRNRPITDIYRHSDLFESLRDKDALRGKCGACPYRNVCGGSRSRAYATTGNPLESDPLCSFVPEDYDGPLPWDDADPAGSSKNPATNAP; encoded by the coding sequence ATGACGAACCCCGCGAATCGCTCGGGCAGGTCGCCCGCGGATGACTCGGACGGTCCCCCGCCGTCCGGAAAGCCGAGTCGCTCGGGCGGTCCGCCCCGCCGGGTGGACACCGACGAGCGGCCATTCGTCCTCATCTGGGAGTTGACCCAAGCCTGCGACCTGACCTGCGAACACTGCCGGGCCGACGCCCAACCAAATCGCCACCCCGACGAACTCACGACCGAGGAGGCCAAGCGACTCCTCGACCAAACGCGCGAGTTCGGCGAGGACCAACTCGTGGTTTTCTCGGGCGGCGACCCCCTGAAGCGCGACGACGCGGTGGACCTCGTGGAGTACGGCACCGACATCGGCCTGAGCGTCACGATGACCCCCAGTGGGACCTCCTCGCTGTCGCCCGACGCGGTGGCGGACCTCGCCGACGCGGGCCTGCGCCGGATGGCGGTCAGCATCGACGGCGCGAACGCCGAGCGCCACGACGCTTTCCGGGGCGAGGCCGGCAGTTTCGAGGACACGGTGTCGGCCGCCCAGTCCGCGACCAACGAGGGACTGCCCTTGCAGGTCAACACCACGGTCTGTCGCCAGACCATCGCGGACCTGCCCGACATCGCCGAGTTGGTGGCCGACCTCGGCGCGGTCCTCTGGAGCGTCTTCTTCCTCGTCCCGGTCGGTCGGGGCGCGGCCCTCGACCCCATCTCGCCGGACCGCGCCGAGCGCGTGATGGAGTGGCTGGTCGAGGAGAGCGACGACTGGCCGTTCGGTCTCAAGACGACCGAAGCGCCCCACTACCGCCGGGTCGCGGTCCAGCAGACCGACGCCTCCCCGGACCGCCAGATGGGCATCACCGCGGGCGACGGCTTCGCCTTCGTGAGCCACACCGGCGAGGTCTACCCCTCGGGGTTCCTGCCCGAGTCGGCGGGCAACGTCCGCAATCGACCCATCACCGACATCTACCGGCACTCAGACCTGTTCGAGTCGCTCCGGGACAAGGACGCCCTCCGCGGCAAGTGCGGGGCCTGCCCCTACCGGAACGTCTGTGGCGGAAGCAGGTCCAGAGCCTACGCCACGACCGGGAATCCCCTCGAAAGCGACCCCCTCTGCTCGTTCGTCCCCGAGGACTACGACGGCCCGCTCCCGTGGGACGACGCCGACCCGGCGGGGTCCAGCAAAAATCCCGCCACGAACGCACCGTAG
- a CDS encoding arylsulfotransferase family protein, with product MRTSFRRPLAATVALLCCLSMMTPVVATPGGVGPASGANVSAQDGAPNPCAGTVTQPANGTTVISVQGFKFGDGGGKRPAKLVGVGPTGEIRWVHQSAEKYGVVWGYDVDPMDNGNIFVTATLKNHRTLVYEFNPETQERVWSKTFELGDTHDADLINNGTEILVANMRNYNATADRNDDRIFVYNRTTEEIEWEWRFDDHYNPENLEENYTDDWTHVNDVDKIGEGLYLASPRNFDQAIVVNRSTNEIVMKLGEDGDKSILAEQHNPDYLESDNGTPTLIVGDSENNRIVEYANPDGDLTDGDGWQRTWTLRGDLNWPRDADRLPGGNTLVTDSANHRVAEVTPEGEVVWEFYAPWLVYDAARIPAGEHGGPTMTDLNATGTYRIQGGAGLHENQTRLSACHDVLENVTGLADGSSATDDEATTTEGAIADETTETGAESTDETGDPADSTGVPGFGPVAAFTALALGLGIGIARRR from the coding sequence ATGCGAACGTCCTTCCGGCGGCCACTCGCCGCCACGGTAGCCCTGTTGTGTTGCCTCTCGATGATGACGCCCGTCGTCGCCACGCCCGGCGGAGTCGGGCCTGCAAGCGGTGCGAACGTCTCTGCCCAAGACGGCGCGCCGAACCCCTGCGCGGGAACCGTCACCCAACCCGCGAACGGAACGACCGTCATCAGCGTGCAAGGATTCAAGTTCGGCGATGGCGGCGGCAAGCGCCCCGCCAAACTCGTGGGCGTCGGCCCGACCGGTGAGATTCGGTGGGTCCACCAGAGCGCCGAGAAGTACGGCGTCGTCTGGGGCTACGACGTGGACCCGATGGACAACGGGAACATCTTCGTCACCGCGACGCTGAAGAACCACCGGACGCTGGTCTACGAGTTCAATCCCGAGACCCAAGAGCGCGTCTGGTCGAAGACCTTCGAACTCGGGGATACCCACGACGCCGACCTCATCAACAACGGCACCGAGATTCTGGTGGCGAACATGCGAAACTACAACGCCACCGCCGACCGCAACGACGACCGCATCTTCGTCTACAACCGCACGACCGAGGAAATCGAGTGGGAGTGGCGCTTCGACGACCACTACAATCCCGAGAATCTGGAGGAGAACTACACCGACGACTGGACCCACGTCAACGACGTGGACAAAATCGGCGAGGGTCTGTATCTGGCCTCGCCCCGGAACTTCGACCAAGCCATCGTCGTCAATCGCTCCACGAACGAAATCGTGATGAAACTCGGCGAGGACGGCGACAAGAGCATCCTCGCGGAACAGCACAACCCCGACTACCTCGAAAGCGACAACGGGACGCCGACGCTCATCGTCGGCGACAGCGAGAACAACCGCATCGTGGAGTACGCCAATCCCGACGGCGACCTGACTGACGGCGATGGCTGGCAGAGGACGTGGACGCTGAGAGGCGACCTGAACTGGCCTCGTGACGCCGACCGACTGCCGGGCGGGAACACCTTGGTCACCGACTCGGCCAACCACCGCGTCGCCGAGGTCACGCCCGAGGGCGAGGTCGTTTGGGAGTTCTACGCCCCGTGGCTGGTCTACGACGCGGCCCGCATCCCGGCGGGCGAACACGGCGGCCCGACCATGACCGACCTGAACGCCACCGGCACCTACCGGATTCAGGGCGGCGCGGGCCTCCACGAGAACCAGACGCGACTCAGCGCCTGCCACGACGTGCTGGAGAACGTCACCGGACTGGCCGACGGAAGTTCCGCCACCGACGACGAGGCCACGACCACCGAGGGCGCGATAGCCGACGAGACGACCGAGACCGGCGCTGAATCGACCGACGAGACTGGCGACCCCGCGGACTCGACCGGCGTCCCCGGATTCGGACCGGTCGCGGCGTTCACGGCGCTGGCCCTCGGACTCGGTATCGGAATCGCTCGGCGTCGATAA
- a CDS encoding universal stress protein, protein MYDRILVPTDGTDQAPVVEQALNVAELADATVHVLYVVDEKALDYQPSESGRKETRNARREEGQQATDEIADEARDRGLEVVTTIEEGTPAETIVGYAEDEKMDMVVMGTHGRSGVDRYVLGSVTEQVVRKSEVPVLTVNLARQRRAVRDDETAIERARQVLADEGHEIAEIPEDPYRESNTWLVRTETTDGETFNVHIDAASGEARLARIGK, encoded by the coding sequence ATGTACGACCGGATTCTGGTCCCGACCGACGGCACCGACCAAGCACCCGTAGTCGAACAGGCGCTGAACGTGGCCGAACTCGCCGACGCCACGGTTCACGTCCTCTACGTGGTAGACGAGAAGGCGCTGGACTACCAGCCATCCGAGTCCGGTCGGAAGGAGACCCGAAACGCCCGCAGGGAGGAGGGCCAGCAGGCAACCGATGAAATCGCCGACGAGGCCCGCGACCGAGGCCTCGAAGTGGTCACCACTATCGAGGAGGGAACCCCGGCCGAGACCATCGTCGGCTATGCCGAGGACGAGAAGATGGACATGGTGGTCATGGGGACCCACGGCCGGTCGGGCGTGGACCGTTACGTCCTCGGGAGCGTGACCGAACAGGTCGTCCGCAAGTCTGAGGTCCCGGTGCTGACGGTCAACCTCGCGCGCCAGCGCCGGGCGGTCCGCGACGACGAGACCGCAATCGAGCGCGCCAGACAGGTGCTGGCCGACGAGGGCCACGAAATCGCCGAGATACCGGAAGACCCCTATCGGGAGAGCAACACGTGGCTCGTCCGGACCGAGACCACCGACGGCGAGACGTTCAACGTCCACATCGACGCCGCCTCCGGCGAGGCCCGACTGGCACGCATCGGGAAGTGA
- a CDS encoding type IV pilin, whose amino-acid sequence MRPKSPLHDLASNQNRGVSSVIGVVLMVAAVVVLAATVGVYVFGTAAQIGEPAPSATFDTTIETVTVFDGGRIHTAMAVVVHHEGGETIDADNLRVTVNGQRAWDIGGFGGTRGETLDPLAGVGTVEAGKSFRVVLWENNYGGYPVADGDLDVRFSGGCGTVFIDRDASDDCAMADDELAEGDTVRVVYESSGWGMTSVVYEETV is encoded by the coding sequence ATGAGACCGAAATCGCCACTCCACGACCTCGCATCGAACCAGAACCGGGGCGTTAGTTCCGTCATCGGCGTTGTCCTGATGGTTGCCGCCGTCGTCGTCCTCGCGGCGACCGTCGGCGTGTACGTCTTCGGGACGGCCGCCCAAATCGGCGAACCAGCGCCCTCAGCGACGTTCGATACGACCATCGAGACCGTCACGGTCTTCGACGGCGGCCGCATCCACACCGCGATGGCGGTCGTTGTCCACCACGAGGGCGGCGAGACCATCGACGCCGACAACCTGCGAGTCACGGTGAACGGACAGCGAGCGTGGGACATCGGCGGATTCGGCGGCACGCGAGGAGAGACCCTCGACCCCCTCGCCGGCGTGGGAACTGTCGAGGCCGGCAAGTCCTTCCGGGTCGTGCTGTGGGAGAACAACTACGGCGGCTACCCCGTGGCCGACGGCGACCTCGACGTGAGATTCTCCGGCGGGTGTGGAACCGTGTTCATCGACCGCGACGCCTCCGACGACTGCGCGATGGCCGACGACGAACTCGCCGAGGGCGATACCGTCAGGGTCGTCTACGAGTCGTCCGGGTGGGGGATGACCTCGGTCGTCTACGAGGAGACCGTCTGA
- a CDS encoding ArsR/SmtB family transcription factor → MPASEDRSTARRRVESELLNDTLNFDREVERLKAVGEETRFTVLYLLNAEDGLHSGELADLLDRKQNDLYHHLNRLEDAGLVGKRRADDGGRIYELSPLAEAMVEPLFDSIQSRAEAV, encoded by the coding sequence ATGCCTGCATCAGAAGACCGGTCTACGGCCAGACGCCGGGTCGAGTCGGAACTCCTGAACGACACCCTCAACTTCGACCGGGAGGTCGAGCGACTGAAAGCAGTCGGCGAGGAGACCCGATTCACCGTCCTCTATCTGTTGAACGCCGAAGACGGACTCCACAGCGGGGAATTAGCCGACCTTCTCGACAGGAAGCAAAACGACCTCTACCACCACCTGAACAGGTTGGAGGACGCCGGACTGGTCGGTAAGCGCCGGGCCGACGACGGCGGCCGAATCTACGAACTGTCACCGCTGGCCGAAGCGATGGTCGAACCGCTGTTCGACTCCATTCAGTCCCGCGCAGAGGCAGTCTGA
- a CDS encoding ATP-binding protein translates to MSDAALDVVEFLLTASLYNDNRELDENDLPPRYRQVFWPDGTGESSAPDRPGSDESPLGIERPIRPTIETTRRATGVENPWSAISGLMFSDRDEFSGALELTQADMAEEWFLERGEQRVIHNPVLAYAYEDEVDGADYESARNANRPVQADRAWIDGLLSEYFADEEEEEMLDLVDIRAPEEIETTLDDLVLTDDQEAEIHKIVKAIEHREYLAQIGLREIGKLLFVGPPGTGKTSTARALAYDLDLPFVEVKLSMITSQYLGETAKNVEKVFEVAKRLSPCILFMDEFDFVAKTRASDEHAAIKRAVNTLLKSIDNISLIQDDVLLIGATNHPDQLDAAAWRRFDEIVNFPKPDVQMRSDILRLITRPMDIVDFNPDELAEETEGLTGSDLRMVLREAVLDALTEERTALTQEDFVEAIKDFEERDHLKDMDMIEGDHDALVAGGDISGSSGASADGGHSHDH, encoded by the coding sequence ATGAGCGACGCGGCACTGGACGTCGTCGAGTTTCTGCTCACCGCGAGCCTCTACAACGACAACCGAGAACTAGACGAGAACGACCTTCCCCCGCGCTACCGACAGGTGTTCTGGCCCGACGGAACCGGCGAGTCGTCGGCCCCGGACCGGCCCGGAAGCGACGAGTCGCCGCTGGGAATCGAACGACCGATTCGGCCGACCATCGAGACCACGCGCCGAGCGACCGGGGTCGAGAACCCGTGGAGCGCCATCTCGGGGCTAATGTTCTCCGACCGCGACGAGTTCTCCGGCGCGCTGGAACTCACCCAAGCGGACATGGCCGAGGAGTGGTTTCTCGAACGCGGTGAACAGCGCGTCATCCACAATCCCGTGCTGGCCTACGCCTACGAGGACGAGGTAGATGGCGCGGACTACGAGTCAGCCAGAAACGCCAACCGGCCGGTGCAGGCCGACCGAGCGTGGATAGACGGCCTCCTCTCGGAGTACTTCGCCGACGAGGAGGAAGAGGAGATGCTGGACCTCGTGGACATCCGAGCGCCCGAGGAAATCGAGACCACGCTGGACGACCTCGTGCTGACCGACGACCAAGAGGCCGAGATTCACAAAATCGTCAAGGCCATCGAACACCGGGAGTATCTGGCTCAAATCGGCCTGCGGGAAATCGGGAAACTCCTGTTCGTCGGCCCGCCGGGGACCGGCAAGACTTCGACCGCTCGGGCGCTGGCCTACGACCTCGATTTGCCGTTCGTGGAGGTCAAACTCTCGATGATTACCAGCCAGTACCTCGGCGAGACCGCCAAGAACGTCGAGAAGGTCTTCGAGGTGGCGAAACGGCTCTCGCCCTGCATCCTGTTCATGGACGAGTTCGACTTCGTGGCCAAGACCCGCGCCAGCGACGAACACGCCGCCATCAAGCGCGCGGTCAACACCCTGCTGAAGTCCATCGACAACATCAGTCTGATTCAGGACGACGTTCTCCTCATCGGGGCCACGAACCACCCCGACCAACTCGACGCCGCGGCGTGGCGGCGATTCGACGAAATCGTCAACTTCCCCAAGCCGGACGTACAGATGCGCTCGGACATCCTGCGACTCATCACCCGGCCGATGGACATCGTGGACTTCAATCCCGACGAGTTGGCCGAGGAGACCGAGGGCCTGACCGGGAGCGACCTCCGGATGGTCCTCCGCGAGGCCGTCCTCGACGCCCTGACCGAGGAGCGCACCGCCCTCACTCAGGAGGACTTCGTGGAAGCAATCAAGGACTTCGAGGAGCGCGACCACCTCAAGGACATGGACATGATAGAGGGCGACCACGACGCGCTGGTGGCCGGCGGGGACATTTCGGGGTCGAGCGGTGCGAGTGCCGACGGCGGGCATTCGCACGACCACTAA
- a CDS encoding molybdopterin-dependent oxidoreductase, which translates to MPPTNAESADGDDRSAARPDADPNDRGPDDCGTSPAVAVEGRDRIVVSASQIDGFPRATQTCTVECASGVRATDEWTGVPIDALAAATDFPGETTHLRVEADDFTAEVPIRSALDGILAFERRAGRDGDEEGLPRLIAEDVAGERLVKRVERIAAVALDAGEEPRVG; encoded by the coding sequence ATGCCTCCGACGAACGCAGAATCAGCGGACGGCGACGACCGCTCGGCGGCGAGACCGGACGCCGACCCCAACGACCGCGGCCCCGACGACTGCGGGACCTCTCCCGCGGTCGCAGTCGAGGGGCGAGACCGAATCGTCGTCTCGGCCTCTCAAATAGATGGTTTCCCACGCGCGACCCAGACCTGCACGGTCGAGTGCGCGTCGGGCGTGCGCGCGACCGACGAGTGGACTGGCGTTCCCATCGACGCGCTCGCCGCCGCGACCGATTTCCCCGGCGAGACGACACACCTCCGGGTCGAAGCCGACGACTTCACAGCCGAGGTCCCGATTCGGTCGGCGCTCGACGGGATTCTGGCGTTCGAGCGCCGAGCGGGCCGCGACGGCGACGAGGAGGGCCTGCCCAGACTCATCGCCGAGGACGTGGCGGGCGAGCGACTGGTCAAGCGCGTCGAGCGAATCGCCGCGGTCGCGCTCGACGCCGGGGAAGAACCGCGAGTTGGCTGA
- a CDS encoding halocyanin domain-containing protein encodes MTRDTLDRRSMLKTMAVGATTMAIAGCSSGGGDGSGSGDDGGSSDDGGSGDDGGSSGDGSNSMSFDGWFDNTSNYDSVTDKTGKSEVTVKVGTEGNNGAFAFSPPAVKVSKGTKVVWEWTGKGGSHNVASESGDFESEMVGDEGHTFSQTFDSAGTYKYACTPHKAMGMKGAIVVE; translated from the coding sequence ATGACCCGAGATACTCTCGACCGACGTTCGATGTTGAAGACGATGGCTGTGGGAGCGACGACGATGGCAATCGCTGGCTGTTCCAGCGGCGGCGGCGACGGAAGCGGTTCCGGCGACGACGGCGGGTCCAGCGACGACGGCGGAAGCGGTGACGATGGCGGGAGCAGTGGCGACGGAAGCAACTCGATGAGCTTCGACGGGTGGTTCGACAACACCTCCAACTACGACAGCGTGACGGACAAGACCGGAAAATCGGAAGTGACCGTAAAGGTGGGCACGGAGGGCAACAACGGCGCGTTCGCGTTCTCGCCCCCTGCGGTCAAAGTCTCGAAGGGCACCAAGGTCGTCTGGGAGTGGACCGGCAAGGGCGGGTCGCACAACGTCGCCAGCGAGAGCGGCGACTTCGAGTCCGAGATGGTCGGCGACGAAGGCCACACCTTCTCCCAGACGTTCGACAGCGCGGGAACCTACAAGTACGCCTGCACGCCCCACAAGGCGATGGGCATGAAGGGCGCAATCGTCGTGGAGTAA
- a CDS encoding DUF5787 family protein, with protein sequence MREYPFELALCAHLEANHEAVVARQLGGGVRKPANRVLDVVCVEPGPEMDARASLTPETIPDAAIESEVSVGESCNPVAAIDASPKYSRKVAERAVEIGFFERATGFGVRQTARYPDDWFGRIVAIENKPDLGDPGDLELQLRKDAALALADEVVLATESYVTGAHLNRIPESVGVWRFHPESGEREVVREADPLPADEDGTEILAEHLVQTDVALVSADEKARRRRKVAERAYGKGWRPDEFPACAEVEAVEREDSAGLPYCAWKGRVVNPATCGPDCPGHDPADPPDVDRESARDGRTPWVADPEGKARRQSGLDRFG encoded by the coding sequence GTGCGCGAGTACCCCTTCGAGTTGGCGCTGTGTGCCCACCTCGAAGCCAACCACGAGGCCGTCGTCGCCCGCCAACTCGGCGGCGGCGTCCGAAAGCCGGCCAACCGCGTCCTCGACGTGGTGTGCGTCGAACCCGGCCCGGAGATGGACGCCAGAGCCTCGCTGACGCCCGAGACGATTCCGGACGCCGCCATCGAGAGCGAGGTTTCCGTCGGAGAGAGTTGCAACCCCGTGGCGGCCATCGACGCTTCGCCGAAATATTCTCGAAAGGTGGCCGAGCGCGCGGTCGAAATCGGCTTCTTCGAGCGTGCAACTGGGTTTGGCGTCAGACAGACTGCCCGATACCCCGACGACTGGTTCGGGCGAATCGTCGCCATCGAGAACAAACCCGACTTGGGCGACCCCGGTGACCTCGAACTCCAACTTCGGAAGGACGCCGCGCTCGCGCTGGCCGACGAGGTTGTGCTGGCCACCGAGAGCTACGTCACCGGCGCGCATCTCAACCGAATCCCCGAATCGGTCGGCGTCTGGCGGTTCCACCCCGAGTCTGGCGAGCGAGAGGTTGTCCGCGAGGCCGACCCCCTGCCCGCCGACGAGGACGGAACCGAGATTCTTGCCGAACACCTCGTGCAGACCGACGTGGCGCTCGTCTCGGCCGACGAGAAGGCCCGACGGCGCAGGAAAGTGGCCGAACGGGCTTACGGCAAGGGGTGGCGGCCCGACGAGTTCCCGGCCTGCGCCGAAGTCGAAGCGGTCGAACGCGAGGACAGCGCCGGTCTGCCCTACTGTGCGTGGAAGGGTCGGGTCGTCAACCCCGCGACCTGCGGGCCGGACTGCCCCGGTCACGACCCGGCGGACCCGCCCGACGTGGACCGTGAGTCTGCGCGAGACGGTCGGACGCCGTGGGTCGCCGACCCCGAGGGGAAGGCCCGCAGGCAGTCGGGGTTGGACCGGTTCGGGTGA
- a CDS encoding MBL fold metallo-hydrolase encodes MQITLLGTGDTTGTPTPDCDCETCEEARRRGVERSRFSVHVRNDRTGEALLVDASPDFRHQFLTHEVGLPDEAVITHVHFDHLDGLGNAYRLFDDLPVHAADETDPLTDESVADTIRSKYDYLDRVTVNDQTPLEPFEVCGLEVTLVPVEHPPMLCYGVVVEDPETGARLALTGDTNYDVPDESRELLSDADLLLADGIVPAALCEHHPLGGDHHGPDGVPRTFGTKHMTREGALALADELNADETRLVHVAHYYPVEEAFEEPLAVDGEQYDL; translated from the coding sequence ATGCAGATTACGTTGCTCGGTACCGGGGACACCACCGGGACGCCCACGCCGGACTGCGACTGCGAGACCTGCGAGGAGGCCCGCCGACGCGGCGTCGAGCGCTCGCGGTTCTCGGTCCACGTCCGCAACGACCGGACCGGCGAGGCCCTCCTCGTGGACGCCAGCCCCGACTTCCGCCACCAGTTTCTGACCCACGAGGTCGGACTCCCCGACGAGGCCGTCATCACGCACGTCCACTTCGACCACTTGGACGGCCTCGGCAACGCCTACCGGTTGTTCGACGACCTACCGGTCCACGCCGCCGACGAGACCGACCCCCTGACCGACGAGAGCGTGGCCGACACGATTCGCTCGAAGTACGACTACCTCGACCGGGTGACGGTCAACGACCAGACGCCGCTCGAACCCTTCGAGGTCTGCGGCCTCGAAGTCACCCTCGTGCCGGTCGAACACCCGCCGATGCTCTGCTACGGCGTCGTGGTCGAGGACCCCGAGACCGGCGCGAGACTCGCGCTAACCGGCGACACCAACTACGACGTGCCCGACGAAAGCCGGGAACTCCTCTCGGACGCCGACCTCCTGCTTGCCGACGGCATCGTCCCGGCGGCCCTCTGCGAACACCACCCGCTCGGCGGCGACCACCACGGTCCCGACGGCGTGCCCCGCACCTTCGGCACCAAGCACATGACCCGCGAAGGGGCGCTGGCGCTGGCCGACGAACTCAACGCCGACGAGACTCGCCTCGTCCACGTCGCTCACTACTACCCCGTCGAGGAGGCCTTCGAGGAGCCGCTGGCGGTGGACGGCGAGCAGTACGACCTCTGA
- the yqeC gene encoding selenium cofactor biosynthesis protein YqeC, with the protein MSPPDLASVLDAESGLTCVVGAGGKKTTLYALADLLDGPVGSGRPVVTATVRIPIFDAEVADVVVTDDPETALAAADRFPVGLVPERERDDRYRGYDPETVGGLAGVHDGALLVKADGARSRWLKAPNEREPQIPEAADTVVPVASARVVGEPLTEERVHRPDRVADIAGCDPGERIGPDDVAAVLASDRGGLKNVPESATAIPVVNMVDSPELETVGREIAGEVLACAPDSVPRVVLARMVADDPVVAVVE; encoded by the coding sequence ATGTCGCCTCCCGACCTCGCCAGCGTCCTCGACGCCGAGTCCGGCCTGACCTGCGTGGTCGGCGCTGGCGGGAAGAAGACGACGCTCTACGCGCTGGCCGACCTGCTCGATGGGCCGGTCGGGTCCGGGCGTCCGGTCGTGACCGCGACGGTCCGCATCCCGATTTTCGACGCCGAGGTCGCAGATGTGGTCGTCACCGACGACCCCGAGACTGCCCTCGCCGCGGCCGACCGCTTTCCAGTGGGTCTGGTCCCTGAGCGCGAGCGAGACGACCGCTACCGGGGCTACGACCCCGAGACGGTCGGTGGCCTCGCAGGGGTCCACGACGGGGCGCTCCTCGTGAAAGCCGACGGTGCGCGCTCCCGGTGGCTCAAGGCCCCGAACGAGCGCGAACCCCAGATTCCGGAAGCGGCGGACACCGTGGTTCCCGTCGCCAGCGCCCGCGTGGTCGGCGAACCGCTCACCGAGGAGCGCGTCCATCGCCCGGACCGAGTGGCCGACATCGCGGGGTGCGACCCCGGCGAGCGAATCGGCCCGGACGACGTGGCCGCGGTCCTCGCCAGCGACCGAGGAGGACTGAAAAACGTCCCCGAATCGGCGACCGCGATTCCGGTCGTGAACATGGTCGATTCCCCGGAGTTGGAGACCGTAGGCCGGGAAATCGCCGGAGAAGTTCTGGCCTGCGCCCCCGATTCGGTCCCCCGCGTCGTGCTGGCCCGGATGGTCGCCGACGACCCCGTGGTCGCAGTCGTGGAGTGA
- a CDS encoding molybdenum cofactor guanylyltransferase has translation MPAGVVLAGGRSTRFGEADKAVADLAGVPMLRRVADRLAGVVDVLVVNCRADQREEVAEVLSSYDRPVRFAVDTDPDEGPMAGIRTGLREVEATTEEYAFVTACDMPFLDPGLVDYLLGCAKNPDDEAPQTGTADRYDAAVPRPTEWFETTHAVYRAGPMADACDEALLAGERKIIEPLFELDFVAVGEEDLADFDAESFESVDTPEEFTAAEERLGD, from the coding sequence ATGCCAGCGGGAGTCGTCCTCGCGGGCGGTCGCTCGACGCGGTTCGGCGAGGCGGACAAGGCCGTCGCCGACCTCGCGGGCGTGCCGATGCTTCGCCGGGTCGCCGACCGCCTCGCAGGGGTCGTGGACGTGTTGGTGGTCAACTGCCGGGCCGACCAGCGCGAGGAGGTCGCCGAGGTCCTCTCGAGCTACGACCGCCCGGTCCGGTTCGCGGTCGATACCGACCCCGACGAGGGACCGATGGCCGGTATCCGGACCGGCCTCCGCGAAGTCGAGGCCACCACCGAGGAGTACGCCTTCGTCACGGCCTGCGACATGCCGTTTCTCGACCCCGGCCTCGTGGACTACCTCCTCGGATGCGCCAAGAATCCAGACGACGAGGCTCCGCAGACCGGAACCGCGGACCGCTACGACGCCGCGGTCCCGCGGCCCACCGAGTGGTTCGAGACCACCCATGCCGTCTACCGGGCCGGGCCGATGGCCGACGCCTGCGACGAGGCCTTGCTGGCGGGCGAGCGCAAAATCATCGAACCCCTGTTCGAGTTGGATTTCGTGGCGGTCGGCGAGGAGGACCTCGCTGACTTCGACGCCGAGAGTTTCGAGAGCGTGGACACACCCGAGGAGTTCACGGCGGCCGAGGAGCGTCTCGGGGACTGA